One Spodoptera frugiperda isolate SF20-4 chromosome 30, AGI-APGP_CSIRO_Sfru_2.0, whole genome shotgun sequence genomic window carries:
- the LOC118269900 gene encoding odorant receptor Or1-like yields MVVNTTTLFNMEDKLAYMGVKPHLKNLNFCGFYQLDPNSAKMKRILHTAFMRLIFFLILLYTGQQIMKVYQDRDDLNKVMDTMFLLLTNSDSIYKQIVLWKKANRIEILLNIMKGPIFNQKKPEHREYLLATARQARLLLRVFNTVALSTCLLWVLYPVILYVQRKPVEFAIWLPFDANLSPQFYFVAFYVWVQTSWLAFSNTTMDVFITFFLTQCKTQLSILRLDLENIVQNCKEEALMSRKDFNVVLERRFRIVLLHYDEIIKFSGVIQEVFSGAVLYQFLVSGWIICTTAYRTVNIDPMSVEFVSMLMYMCCILTELFIFCFYGNEVTHESEKLIESIYASDWLEIPAEYRRAVIIFMERIKRSINLVAGDLIPLSNSTFVSVLRSSYTFYAFLKNTN; encoded by the exons ATGGTGGTTAATACAACTACATTGTTCAACATGGAAGATAAACTAGCATATATGGGAGTAAAACCACATTTGAAGAACTTAAACTTCTGTGGTTTCTATCAATTAGATCCGAATTCAGCGAAAATGAAACGGATTCTACACACCGCCTTTATGAGGCTAATATTCTTTCTAATTTTGCTGTATACGGGTCAACAAATTATGAAAGTTTACCAA GATAGAGATGATCTAAATAAAGTAATGGATACGATGTTCTTGTTACTCACTAATTCTGATTCCATCTACAAACAAATTGTCCTTTGGAAGAAAGCTAATCGCattgaaatacttttaaatataatgaaaG GTCCAATATTTAATCAGAAAAAGCCGGAGCATCGGGAATATCTGTTAGCGACGGCCAGGCAGGCAAGATTACTGCTACGGGTATTCAATACCGTGGCACTATCCACCTGCTTGTTGTGGGTTCTATACCCGGTCATACTATACGTGCAGAGAAAACCCGTCGAGTTCGCAATATGGCTACCCTTTGACGCTAACCTAAGTCCGCA ATTCTACTTCGTAGCATTTTACGTGTGGGTACAAACTTCTTGGCTGGCGTTCAGTAACACAACAATGGAtgtttttatcacattttttctCACTCAGTGCAAGACTCAGCTCTCTATTCTCAG GTTAGATTTAGAAAACATTGTTCAGAATTGTAAGGAAGAAGCATTGATGTCGAGGAAGGATTTTAACGTTGTTCTGGAGAGAAGATTTCGAATTGTTTTGTTGCATTACGATGAAATTATTAA ATTTTCAGGTGTAATTCAAGAGGTATTTAGCGGCGCTGTGTTGTATCAATTTTTAGTGAGCGGTTGGATAATCTGCACTACAGCTTACAGGACGGTCAAT ATAGACCCCATGTCAGTGGAATTTGTATCAATGTTGATGTATATGTGCTGCATTCTTACGGAAttgttcatattttgtttttatggaaatgaAGTTACACATGAG AGTGAAAAACTCATAGAATCCATTTATGCTTCGGACTGGCTGGAAATACCAGCTGAGTATAGACGtgctgttattatttttatggaaagaaTAAAGCGTTCCATAAACCTCGTGGCGGGTGACCTAATACCGCTTTCTAACAGCACTTTTGTTTCG gTGCTGAGGAGTTCGTACACTTTTTATGCGTTTTtgaaaaacacaaattaa
- the LOC118269721 gene encoding trans-Golgi network integral membrane protein 1: MFRHFLAFLLINTCYQSLGNPINPVNSQTQLLSSSLETLAAKCDNSVLSSQISSKIQDCNIIVPPYKKKQFQCLIFLDINTQLCSAKLLANEESLAKVNEKQDVNAVCALAKEWVFTNVSEFVNYKEYAEKYFKLPASCGEICGEEDTMNDANYFCKYYKWGLEQLRAQVASTVANNANNNAVAPPAVSEQDVSAKADVPVPANSNPINQEADTKTWNGQIKQTDPTVSKSTQKIEVAGSDIEVAKPETAASNDPSKQTLNSEDAESVPKNEESDPNVDRMEDPAIPPPENILPSNNSSTKTVVVSEEKPVLANDPSLPDTSKNLAVSDKKPDAVLENPKTKAVPDTDEYGESDGNDNVGDEDAGDDGMDIKSEQDTPNQQTFIRNKILVPAHEVENSQKDFFPNSMPDGFSEEDNDHFFPFFMTSVVLMVLLYVLYHNKSKVSKVFFGLILEGRQSSRRRNSRGHAYRRLDTLEQAMSANTAAPPSKIIY, translated from the exons ATGTTTCGTCATTTTCTTGCATTTCTGTTAATAAATACGTGTTATCAAAGTTTGGGTAACCCGATCAATCCCGTCAATTCTCAAACACAGTTATTATCAAGCTCACTCGAGACACTAGCAGCCAAATGCGATAATTCTGTTCTAAGCAGTCAAATATCAAGCAAAATACAAGATTGTAATATAATCGTGCCGCCTTATAagaaaaaacaatttcaatgttTAATATTCCTCGACATAAATACGCAGTTATGCTCAGCAAAGTTATTGGCGAACGAAGAATCTCTAGCCAAAGTGAATGAGAAACAGGATGTGAACGCTGTTTGCGCACTGGCTAAAGAATGGGTTTTCACAAATGTGTCAGAGTTTGTGAATTACAAGGAATATGCCGAGAAGTATTTCAAGCTCCCTGCTTCTTGTGGAGAGATTTGTGGCGAAGAGGACACAATGAATGATGCCAActacttttgtaaatattacaaaTGGGGCTTGGAACAGTTGAGGGCCCAAGTTGCGTCTACAGTGGCAAACAATGCTAACAACAATGCAGTTGCACCACCAGCTGTTTCAGAGCAAGATGTGAGTGCTAAGGCTGACGTGCCGGTGCCTGCTAACAGTAACCCAATTAACCAGGAAGCGGACACTAAAACATGGAATGGACAGATAAAGCAGACGGACCCAACAGTGAGTAAGTCAACTCAAAAGATTGAAGTTGCAGGCTCCGATATAGAGGTTGCGAAGCCTGAGACAGCGGCTAGTAATGATCCTTCTAAGCAGACACTCAACAGTGAGGATGCAGAGAGTGTACCAAAGAATGAAGAATCTGATCCAAATGTAGACAGAATGGAAGATCCTGCAATACCCCCACCAGAGAATATCCTTCCCAGCAACAATAGTTCTACTAAAACAGTTGTAGTTAGTGAGGAGAAACCAGTTCTTGCGAATGATCCGTCCCTTCCCGACACTAGTAAAAATCTGGCTGTCAGTGATAAGAAACCTGACGCTGTACTAGAAAACCCTAAAACGAAAGCTGTACCTGATACTGATGAATATGGAG AATCGGATGGCAATGACAATGTGGGTGATGAAGATGCTGGCGATGATGGAATGGACATCAAGTCAGAACAGGACACTCCAAACCAGCAAACATTTATCAGAAACAAGATATTAGTGCCTGCTCATGAAGTTGAAAATTCACAAAAAG ATTTCTTCCCCAATTCGATGCCTGATGGTTTCTCCGAAGAAGACAACGACCACTTCTTCCCCTTCTTCATGACGTCTGTTGTGCTCATGGTACTGCTTTACGTCCTGTACCATAATAAGAGCAAAGTCAGCAAAGTG TTCTTCGGCTTAATACTGGAAGGACGACAAAGCAGTCGCCGTCGCAACAGCCGAGGCCACGCTTACCGCCGCTTGGACACCCTGGAACAAGCCATGAGCGCCAACACCGCTGCACCGCCCAGCAAGATTATATACTAA